TAAGTGGCGATCGGCCGACGCGAGCGGTCGAAGGTGCCGTAGCTCATGAAGTACCCACCCCGCGAGCTGATCTCGCCGAAGTAGACGAGCTGTGTCGGGTAGTTGGGGTTCTGCGTGAACAGGTCGCCCGACGCGGTGCCCAGGCGATGCATCGGCCACTCGCCGAGACCGTGGAGGTACTCGCTGGTCAGGTACGCGAAGCCGGGCTTTTCGTCGATGAGCGCGTCGCCCTTGATCTTCTGGAACAGTTCGTCGGTGACCGACGGGTACCGGTGTTTCATCAGTGGCTCGACCCACGTCGTGACCATCGGGGTGGGTTCCCAGATGAACTTGATGTCACGCTCGGGGAACGCGACTTCGAGCTCGTCACGCAGGTGGCCGAGGAAGTGGTACCAGCCCTCGCGGACCGTCGAGTACTGGTGGGTGATGCCGTCGTGCTCGACGGAGTAGCGTTCACGCTTGGGGCTGCCAGGAAGCGGCCGATTCGACGACCAACTGAACTCGTCCCACGGCTCGATCACGTCGATCACGATGCCTTTGAACCGGAAGTTGAAATCGTTGTCTTCCACCCGACGGATGTAGTCGATGACGGCCTCGGTGTGCCGCTCGATCACGTCGCGTTGCTGGAAGTCGCTGTACGGCTCCCATCGCACGCCACTGCCCCACTTCTGAAGCTGGCCGAGGTTGTTGGGAAACTCACGGTTTGGATGCGACCAGGCCTTGGTGGCCTCGAAGTCGTGCTTGACCTTCTCGTAGAGTTCCGGGTCTTGCGTTTTCATCGCGGCGATCTCGTCGTTGTCGATCGCGCGGGACATCTCCGGGTACCACGAGAAGGTGTGCGGGTACCGCTCGAGATGGCCGGCCAGTTCCACGTCGCTGAGTTCGAAGGTGTAGAACGGCTGAACCTTCTTGTGCGGGTCGTTGACGTAGAAACCCAAGTCGCGGGAGTCCTCGGCGTTGGCCTGGCTATGGCCGGGATACACCGTGTCACGTACCTCGCAGACGTAGTCGTAACCCAAAGCTCGGGCCATGCGGTGGTGCTGCATGTTCTCCTTGTCCCAAGCGATGAGATTGCCGTTGAGCCAGGGCTGGCGTAGCTCGGGCTGTTCGATCACCGCATCAGAGATCGAGACGAATGACGCATCCGGCTTCACTGCCGCTGACCCGGTGGGCACCTCGGCGTCGTCGGTCGGTTCAGTCGAATCGCAGCCACCAACCACGGCGGCGAGACAGAAAGCCAACGCTGGAAGAAGCTTTAGGTTTCGCTCGCCGGATAGTGTCGGATGGTTCATCATCGGGGTTCCTGTTAGATCAACGGATCACGCACAAAACGGGGTAGCACCGCCCACTGGGCAGGGCCACCCCGCAGTCTGATTCACAAATCAGGCGAAAAGGGTCACGTGCGCCGACGGCGAGCCGCGAGCAATAAACCGCCGGCCGCAATCGCCAAAGCGGAGGTCGGCTCGGGAATCGGAGTGGGCGTAATGGTGAAGCTGTTGAACCGATAGCCGCTTGATAGGCCAGCCACGGTGGTTCCGACCGTCGTAACGTTGATGACATCACCGGCATCAAACGCCAAGTCGAGTGCGGCGACGTTGGTTGTCTGACCCGAATTGTCATCCTCGATGAAGGTCACCTCATCAGAAAAACCGGTTTCGCTGTTGGTAAATGTCACAGTCGAGGTACCGGGAAACTGGAACGCGACAATTTCATCGAGCGTTCCGCCGACATCGAACGAGATAGAAAATGATTCGCCGCCATCAACTTGAAGCGGGCTATCGCCGCCACCGGGAGCGTCGATCCCAGTGCCTGTGCTAGTTGATTCAAAAGTGCCACTACTGGTCACTGCAAGCGACAGCGTCACGTCGCCAACGGTGGTCGTCCCGCTTGCTTGGTTGTCGATGAAGGTACCACCGCCGCCGGTGTTGAAGTCATCGAAGACGATCGGAGCCGCCGAAACGGCACCGGCGAGACCGAGGGTCGCCGCTGAGGCGGCAAGAGTAAGTGTAAGTTTGGACATTTCTTCCTCCACGAAAGAATGGGGTACCAGTGAGACGAGAGCGGCCATGCGCTCCTCAAGTTCTTGAGTAGATTACAATGGCCCGCCCCGTTGTCAACAGGCACGCGCGAAATATCGCTTGCCTGCCCGCCGCTTCATCGGCAGGGGCCGAGCTTCGGAGGCTTGACAGAATCGCATAGTAAAGTACTTTAGTAAAATGCACGGGCGTCATCCGGCCGTCCGCATGCCACGATCTTCGGACGCAGAGGAGCCCAGCATGTTCGTTAAACCCATTCCGACCCGTTGCCAAGCCACTCCTTCAAGGGCTCGAGGGTTCACGCTGGTGGAACTTCTCGTCGTGATCGGGATTATTGCGATTCTCGTTGCGATTTTGCTCCCCAGTCTCACCCGGGCTCGACAGCAGGCGATCCAACTCAAGTGCGTGAGCAACATCCGCCAGTGTGCGACCGCGAGCTATATCTACGCCACGGAGAACGTCGGCTCGCTGCCGATGGCTATCTGGCCCAACACCAACCGGTTCGGCGATCCGGTGACCAACGGCCGGTGGGTTGCCCGTTGGAGCCGGGATTTCATCGCCCCGATCGCGCTCGACGAGGAGTTCCAACTCAACGACGCAGGATTTCTCAAGTGGCGAGAAGAGGTACGCGACTCCATGTTCGCCTGCCCGCTTGGCGAAGACCGGGCGGTTCCGGGGGTGACGATTGTCGCCGACACGACGAACCCTTTCATCTCGGGCTACGCCTACAACGGCATGCTCGGCATCACCGAGCAAGAGTTCCAGCTTGTCCAGGATGACCCGTCCCTCATCAACGAGTATCGCAGCCAGTTCAAGAAACTCAGCCGCGTGCGACGCGCTTCGGACGCCATGCTCTTGTTGGAGTCGGTCAACATCAACGAAGACGCGAGCCGGATGCGTTTCAATGAAACCTTCGACACGTTCGACTGGGCGACGGTGCCACACGACGGGCTCGGCTCGGTCGGCTTTGCCGATGGTCATGCCGGCACGCGCCGCTGGGAGGAGATTCCCGAAGTTCCGATCGACCTCGACGCCCCGCTCGGAGACGACGCTCTGCCGTGGACGCCCTTCTGGCTCGGCAACTGAATCGCACGGAAACCCGGGCCAAACGACATGACTCACCGACTTTACCGATGGACGCACGCGTGCCGGTCTGTCATCGCCGCCACGGCCGCGATGGTGTTCGCCACGACCGCGCACGCACAGCCGACGGACCCGCCGAACATCGTGCTCGTCATCATTGACGACCTGAACAACGACATCGGCTACACCGGCGCGGCGGTCCACACGCCGAACATCGATCGCCTCGCCGAACGCGGCCTGATGTTCACCGACGCCCACTGCACCAGCCCGGTGTGTAACCCGTCACGCACCAGCCTGCTATTGGGTCAGTACCCGGACAAGACCGGCGTGCTGGACAACAACACCTACTTCCGTGAAGTCCCCGGCAATGCCGACGCGGTGACACTGCCGCAGCACTTTCGGGAGAACGGATACACGACCATCGCGGCGGGGAAGATTTTCCATTCCGGCTGGCGTGCCAACAAGCGACACCCCGCCGCGAAGCTCGCCGACATCGAGCAGTCCTGGGACGAGTACCACGAAATCGAGATCGGCACACCCAAGGCCGAGCTCGGAGATCGCCCTTGGCACCGAGGTCGAATCCAGGGTTGGCCGGCCAACGCGTTCAAGTGGGGGCCGATCGACGTCGACGACGACGAGACGAACGACTTTCGCAATGCGGCGTTCATTGGCAAGCAGCTTGCGACGTTGGACGAGGCCGGGCCGACGTTACTCGCTTGCGGGATCTACCGCCCCCACCTGCCCTTCTTCGCGCCGCGCCCGTACTTCGACCTGTATGACCCGGACGGCGTTCCCGAGTTGCCCGGGTATCTCGAAGGCGATGCCGACGACCTGCCGGCAACCGGGAAGAAATGGGCGAACAAAGCTCGACTGCAGAAGCCGCTGGTTGATCTGGGCCTTTGGGGCGAAGCCGTCCAGGCGTACCGGGCATCGACGTCTTTCGCCGATGCGTGCGTCGGTAAGATACTGGACGCTTACGAAACCTCGCCGGAGCGCGACAACACCTATCTCGTCTTCATCAGCGACCACGGCTTCCAGCTCGGGGAAAAAGGGGCTTGGCTCAAGTTCTCGTTCTGGGACCGATCCACACGTGTGCCGATGATCATCGTCGGCCCCGGCATCGAACCGGGCGTACGTAAGCAAACGGTGAGCCTGATCGACCTGTATCCCACCGTCGTTGGCCTCGCCGAGCTTGACGCACCGGAAGGACTCGACGGGCGAGACCTTGGGCCACTGATCGAGGGAACGGCTGGAGACTGGGCCGGCCTGGCTCGCGTCTTCCACGAGTCGATGGACAACGAGGCGATCATCGATGCATCTTTCCGCTACATCCGCTACGTCGACGGCGGCGAGGAGTTGTATGACCGGGTAGCCGACCCGCATGACTGGCACAACCTCGCAAATGATCCCGAGTATGCCGAGGTGCTGGAGAAGTACCGGGCCATGCGTCACACGGCACGGCCTGAATAACCACGCACCGCAGCGGAGGACTTCATTCCATGGGTTGGCTTGATTGGACCATCGTTGCGGGCTTTCTCGCCCTGCTTCTGGGGCTGAGTTTCACGCTCTCGCGGGCATCCAAAAGTACCGCCGATTTCATGGCCGCCGGTCGCAGTGCGGGCCGCTTCATCCTTTCGATGGCCAACGACATGGGCGGGTTCGCCGCCATCTTCGTCGTCGCCACGTTCGAGCAGTTCTATGTCTCGGGCTTTCCCGGTGCGTGGTGGTCGACGCTGCTCATGCCGATGTGGGCGATCATCATGTTCAGCGGATGGATTCAGTACCGCTTCCGTGAGACGCGGGCGCTGACGATGCCACACTTCTTTGCCGAACGGTACAGCCCGCGCGTTCGCATCTGGGCGGGCGTGCTCGCATTCATCGCCGGCGTGTTGAACTACGGCATTTTCCCCGGCGTTACCGCGAATCTTCTCGTCGCGTTCTGCGGCTTGCCGGTCAGCCTCGACGTTTTTGGTTTCGCGATCCCGACCGCCCTACCGGTCATGCTCGCTGTGCTCACCATCGCCATGATCGTTCTGCTCACCGGCGGACTCGTGTCGGTCATGGTGACCGACTTCCTTCAGGGTCTGCTGGTGATCTTTGGCACGCTGGCCATCGCCGTGTTCTTCCTGTGGGCCATCGGCTGGGACACGTTCTTCGAAGGCGCCACCGTGGCCGGTGCGGGTGAGAGCAAGGTCGACCCGTTCGATCAGTCGGAGATCCGCAGCTTCAATGTCTGGTTCTTCCTGATCCTCGCAACCAACCGGTTCTACTCGTTCATGGCGTTCCCGACGCGCCAGGGTTACGACGCCGCCGCCCTTTCGCCCGACGAGGCGCGATTCAGCCGGATGCTCGGCGACTGGATGTTCAACGTCCGTAACTTCGTCATCATGCTCATCCCGATCGGCGCGTGGGTGGTCATGCACCATGTCGATTTCACCGACACCGCCGCCGCGGTTAACGAACAACTCGCGCTGCTGCCCGATGAGCAGACGCAGACACAAATGCGAGTGCCGGTCGTACTTGCCCAGCTCCTACCCATCGGGCTGATGGGCTTGTTCGTCGCGATGATGATCGGTGCGGCGGTGTCGACGGACAACACGTTCGTCCACTCCTGGGGCAGCATCTTCGTACACGATGTCGTTGAACCGTTGCGTAAGAAGCCGTTGACCGAGCGGGTGAAGCTCAAACTGCTCCGCCTGGCGATGTTCGGCGTCGCAGCTTTCGCGGTGTTCTGGTCGCTCATTTTCCCGGTGCAGGAGTACATCTTCATGTACTTCCAACTCACCAGTTCGCTCTACGTCGGAGCAGCAGGCGCGTTGGTCATCGGCGGCCTCTACTGGCGGCGTGGGACAACACAAGGCGCATGGGCCGCGCTCATCATCGGGCCGGTCATCGCGGTCAGCGGGATCGTCCTGCGGTTGCTCTGGCCGTCGATCCCCGCACTAAGCGAGTTGAGCGAGAGCTTCCCGATCAACGGCGTGTGGATGTTCTTCATCGCGATGACCGCGTCGATCATCGGGTACGTCGGAGTCTCGCTTGTGACCTGCCGCGAGCCGGTCGACCTCGATCGCTTGCTGAACCGCACTCCCGAACAACGCGCCGAGCACGGCGACCTTCCCGAAACGCATTCGATCTTCGACCTCAAGCGTTTCGCGTTGGGCAGCCGGCTGACCGTCGTGCTTTACCTCGGCTACGTCGGACTGCTGATCGGCGTCTTCATCGTCGGCATCGCCGTCTCGAGCTTCACCGAGCTTCCAACGTCCCTGTGGGTCGGATACTGGAAAGTCTTCGTCGTCTTCGGCTTGATCGTCGCCGCAATCATGGCCGTGACATTCCTGCTCGGCGGCATCGGCGACATTCGGCGTCTGCGAGCGCACCTGGCCGGACAGACCAGGTCGGGCAGCGAACTTACACAAACGCGTGTGTAGCCCTAAAGTTTGATGATGCTATCGAACCTACACAACTTCGCACTTGCCTTGCTCAGCGCCGGCGCTCTTGCGTCGGCGGAACCGCCCAACGTTCTCTTTATCGTCGCCGACGACGCTGAGATACGTGACCTCGGCAGTTACGGCGGCGAGCTTCCCACGCCAAACCTTGATCGACTCGCCGCCGAGGGCGTGCGGTTCACGGACTGCTACGCCGCCGCCACGGTCTGCACGCCGAGCCGGTTCGCCTTTCTCACGGGCAAGCACCCAAGCCACAGCTCGACGCTCGCCGACATCGAAGACCCGTGGCCAAGCCTGCGCTGGAACACGTTCATCGTCGAGGAAGACACCACCCTCGCCGACCGGATGAACGACGCCGGGTACCGGACCGGCTTCGTCGGCAAATGGCACAACGGCCATCCCCGGCAGTGGCATGTCCCCAACGGCGCGTGGATCGACGCGCCCGAGTACCAGGATGAGTTGGTCGACAACGCCAAGATCCGTGCCGATTTCGTTCAACGTGTCGGCGGTTTCGATCAGGCCGAAGCGGTGTACACGGAGAACACGCGTTGGCTGCCGCTACCGGCCACCGCTTCGGGGCACCAGCAACACTGGCTGACCCACGCAACGCTGCCGCTGATGCAACCGGCCGACACGCCTTGGTTCGTCTACCACGCCACGACCATCCCCCATCCGCCCGACATCACCGTCACGATCGACGGCGACCTCCGCATCACGCCGGTCGGGATTCGCGATGACCATGTCAATGCCCATGGGGACGCGGACTACGAAGACCTCCAGCGTCGCGTTGCCGAACACGGGCCGTTCGAGACATGGGAAGCCGGCAGTGAAACGGCGGGCGTGCTCTGGCTCGACGATGCCGTCGGCGCCCTGATGAACCACCTCGACGAAACCGGGCAACTCGACAACACGGTCGTCATCTTCACCAGCGACCACGGCCGTGACGGCAAGTTCGTTCTCAACGAGGGGCGCGTCCCGCTGCTGGTCCGCATGCCCGGCGGTGAACACGGCGGCAAGGTGGTCGACGGGCTGGTCAGCCTGGTCGACCTGGTGCCGACCGTGCTGGAACTGGCCGAACAGG
This genomic stretch from Planctomycetota bacterium harbors:
- a CDS encoding carbohydrate binding domain-containing protein — protein: MAFCLAAVVGGCDSTEPTDDAEVPTGSAAVKPDASFVSISDAVIEQPELRQPWLNGNLIAWDKENMQHHRMARALGYDYVCEVRDTVYPGHSQANAEDSRDLGFYVNDPHKKVQPFYTFELSDVELAGHLERYPHTFSWYPEMSRAIDNDEIAAMKTQDPELYEKVKHDFEATKAWSHPNREFPNNLGQLQKWGSGVRWEPYSDFQQRDVIERHTEAVIDYIRRVEDNDFNFRFKGIVIDVIEPWDEFSWSSNRPLPGSPKRERYSVEHDGITHQYSTVREGWYHFLGHLRDELEVAFPERDIKFIWEPTPMVTTWVEPLMKHRYPSVTDELFQKIKGDALIDEKPGFAYLTSEYLHGLGEWPMHRLGTASGDLFTQNPNYPTQLVYFGEISSRGGYFMSYGTFDRSRRPIATYDNQFKLIRALSTWQNMHMTPVDSRTWDAERNIYHSPTAYADDHTLAGLHSKNDHVYAVLMSPDAAVHFAAGVTVTGMRSANTFWEPVDQAPAAEVFDGVIRPTTDASFPVSVVAEIDRPDGPPRVFATAPGITLAQDRSVVKLPNATLSDPSFENGADAWFGTGSGANVIRLVQDPVRTGDYAARVTGRGAMWHALGQDVTGVLMNTRQGKYRVTAYVRPARTDGKISIGLAYSERGERTQHRDPAVPIKAGQWNKVVFEYDVDWGDWIEGGRLSVTRADSKEDYFVDDVSIEYLGRD
- a CDS encoding sulfatase, encoding MTHRLYRWTHACRSVIAATAAMVFATTAHAQPTDPPNIVLVIIDDLNNDIGYTGAAVHTPNIDRLAERGLMFTDAHCTSPVCNPSRTSLLLGQYPDKTGVLDNNTYFREVPGNADAVTLPQHFRENGYTTIAAGKIFHSGWRANKRHPAAKLADIEQSWDEYHEIEIGTPKAELGDRPWHRGRIQGWPANAFKWGPIDVDDDETNDFRNAAFIGKQLATLDEAGPTLLACGIYRPHLPFFAPRPYFDLYDPDGVPELPGYLEGDADDLPATGKKWANKARLQKPLVDLGLWGEAVQAYRASTSFADACVGKILDAYETSPERDNTYLVFISDHGFQLGEKGAWLKFSFWDRSTRVPMIIVGPGIEPGVRKQTVSLIDLYPTVVGLAELDAPEGLDGRDLGPLIEGTAGDWAGLARVFHESMDNEAIIDASFRYIRYVDGGEELYDRVADPHDWHNLANDPEYAEVLEKYRAMRHTARPE
- a CDS encoding sodium:solute symporter, which translates into the protein MGWLDWTIVAGFLALLLGLSFTLSRASKSTADFMAAGRSAGRFILSMANDMGGFAAIFVVATFEQFYVSGFPGAWWSTLLMPMWAIIMFSGWIQYRFRETRALTMPHFFAERYSPRVRIWAGVLAFIAGVLNYGIFPGVTANLLVAFCGLPVSLDVFGFAIPTALPVMLAVLTIAMIVLLTGGLVSVMVTDFLQGLLVIFGTLAIAVFFLWAIGWDTFFEGATVAGAGESKVDPFDQSEIRSFNVWFFLILATNRFYSFMAFPTRQGYDAAALSPDEARFSRMLGDWMFNVRNFVIMLIPIGAWVVMHHVDFTDTAAAVNEQLALLPDEQTQTQMRVPVVLAQLLPIGLMGLFVAMMIGAAVSTDNTFVHSWGSIFVHDVVEPLRKKPLTERVKLKLLRLAMFGVAAFAVFWSLIFPVQEYIFMYFQLTSSLYVGAAGALVIGGLYWRRGTTQGAWAALIIGPVIAVSGIVLRLLWPSIPALSELSESFPINGVWMFFIAMTASIIGYVGVSLVTCREPVDLDRLLNRTPEQRAEHGDLPETHSIFDLKRFALGSRLTVVLYLGYVGLLIGVFIVGIAVSSFTELPTSLWVGYWKVFVVFGLIVAAIMAVTFLLGGIGDIRRLRAHLAGQTRSGSELTQTRV
- a CDS encoding PEP-CTERM sorting domain-containing protein (PEP-CTERM proteins occur, often in large numbers, in the proteomes of bacteria that also encode an exosortase, a predicted intramembrane cysteine proteinase. The presence of a PEP-CTERM domain at a protein's C-terminus predicts cleavage within the sorting domain, followed by covalent anchoring to some some component of the (usually Gram-negative) cell surface. Many PEP-CTERM proteins exhibit an unusual sequence composition that includes large numbers of potential glycosylation sites. Expression of one such protein has been shown restore the ability of a bacterium to form floc, a type of biofilm.), translating into MAALVSLVPHSFVEEEMSKLTLTLAASAATLGLAGAVSAAPIVFDDFNTGGGGTFIDNQASGTTTVGDVTLSLAVTSSGTFESTSTGTGIDAPGGGDSPLQVDGGESFSISFDVGGTLDEIVAFQFPGTSTVTFTNSETGFSDEVTFIEDDNSGQTTNVAALDLAFDAGDVINVTTVGTTVAGLSSGYRFNSFTITPTPIPEPTSALAIAAGGLLLAARRRRT
- a CDS encoding sulfatase-like hydrolase/transferase, which encodes MLSNLHNFALALLSAGALASAEPPNVLFIVADDAEIRDLGSYGGELPTPNLDRLAAEGVRFTDCYAAATVCTPSRFAFLTGKHPSHSSTLADIEDPWPSLRWNTFIVEEDTTLADRMNDAGYRTGFVGKWHNGHPRQWHVPNGAWIDAPEYQDELVDNAKIRADFVQRVGGFDQAEAVYTENTRWLPLPATASGHQQHWLTHATLPLMQPADTPWFVYHATTIPHPPDITVTIDGDLRITPVGIRDDHVNAHGDADYEDLQRRVAEHGPFETWEAGSETAGVLWLDDAVGALMNHLDETGQLDNTVVIFTSDHGRDGKFVLNEGRVPLLVRMPGGEHGGKVVDGLVSLVDLVPTVLELAEQDKPDGLDGVSMLPLIEGTADSVRDSVYMEVTLTRAVATPRWKYIATRFPPRLAETITAETRQKFNQEGTSASFNDPDGNVVRYRSDLRFPGYFDDDQLYDLHADPGEQINLANDPEHAETLAEMRKLLGGYVTGTPYPFGEFGKPKNPE
- a CDS encoding type II secretion system protein, translating into MFVKPIPTRCQATPSRARGFTLVELLVVIGIIAILVAILLPSLTRARQQAIQLKCVSNIRQCATASYIYATENVGSLPMAIWPNTNRFGDPVTNGRWVARWSRDFIAPIALDEEFQLNDAGFLKWREEVRDSMFACPLGEDRAVPGVTIVADTTNPFISGYAYNGMLGITEQEFQLVQDDPSLINEYRSQFKKLSRVRRASDAMLLLESVNINEDASRMRFNETFDTFDWATVPHDGLGSVGFADGHAGTRRWEEIPEVPIDLDAPLGDDALPWTPFWLGN